The Thermodesulfobacteriota bacterium genomic sequence GGTTTTACATAGCCCATACTGGTTATTGTTTACTGCATTTGTCGGATTGAATCTGCTGCAATCGGGGGTTACCAACTGGTGTCCGATGATGTGGTTACTGGAAAGATTAGGTCTAAAGCGCTGCTTGCCGCAAGATGAATTGCTAAGAGAAAAGCAACAAATTGCCAGGCAATAAAACAGGTAACCGGGAAACCTAATACTCACTGCGTTTTTGTCAAAACACCGGTTTGCCGTCAGCTTTAATTACAGGTAATAGTGTGTAAGGTCGGAGTTATTACATGTTCAGGTTTATAACATATGCACTCCTATTTATACTTGCTCCTGTTTTAAACACCCTGGGAGACGAACAGCGATTCTCGCTCAAGGAAGCAATACAAATAGCTCTTGAAAACAATCACGAGATAAAGGCTTTTAAAAACTCCGTTTCGGCGGGTAAGAGCGACATAGGTATTGCCCGGAGCTCCCTGCTCCCCCAAATAACCCTTCAAGAAAAATTTGTAAGGACGGACAACCCCACAAGCGTTTTCTCGTTTAAGTTGAATCAACAGCGATTTACCCAGTCAGATTTTGAAATCTCTTCGCTCAATAATCCAGACCCGCTTAGTGACTTTGAAACATCGCTGTCAGTCGAACAACCGGTCCTGGCTATAGGAAATATTCTAAGAACCAAAATAGCCCAAAATGAGTTCTTGGCTCAAAATGAAGACTTCGGCAGGAAGAAAGAAGAGATCGCATTCAGGGTGGTGCGGTCA encodes the following:
- a CDS encoding DUF2892 domain-containing protein, with the translated sequence MTVEKVLRLIAGTFVLLSVLLAVLHSPYWLLFTAFVGLNLLQSGVTNWCPMMWLLERLGLKRCLPQDELLREKQQIARQ